A DNA window from Vigna angularis cultivar LongXiaoDou No.4 chromosome 1, ASM1680809v1, whole genome shotgun sequence contains the following coding sequences:
- the LOC108323516 gene encoding uncharacterized protein LOC108323516 isoform X5, which translates to MAANSGTKYVSVNLNKSYGQHSTALGSVRSQRPGAAVVPSRPRSSHKAGPKLSVPPPLNLPSLRKEHERFDSLGSGGGPAGPGGSGSGSRPSSAGLGWTKPVTEDVSRPVIQGKRSVAAAAPVSSAVLRGEDFPSLRATLAPVPSPNQKIQENLNSIPNPKQKHSLGDENAFVEEKKEGPLVTDQSSVSRSVNVVGAGDDGRGSRVVHTKYGYGLGRKQEEYFPGPLPLVRLNPRSDWADDERDTGHGLSREGRDHGFPKGEAYWDFDIPRVGVLPHKHDKRGPRSEVGKVLNSEMEAFDRMGSEGNSWRSSNLSIPKDAGNERNGVSVGPRPSSGSRDGAKDGNKYLPSPFRDDDVGKRDFGRRDGQGGKQKPWNNVMEPYGDRNREQLNRSRGDSVQSSVSRSAFSSGGKGLPVNDPLLNFGREKRALPKSEKNLLEDPFMKDFGSSGFDGRDLFSGGLVGVVKKKKDVLKQTDFHDPVRESFEAELERVQRMQEQERQRIIEEQERAMELARREEEERLRQAREQEERQRRLEEEAREAAWRAEQERMEAVRKAEEQRLAREEEKRRILLEEERRKQAAKQKLLELEQKIARRQAEAAKSGSNAPVVVEEKVPAIVNEKETSRATDVGDWEDSERMVDRILTSASSDSSSVNRPLEMGSRSHFARDLSSTFVDRGKPVNSWRRDTYENWNSSAFYSQDQENSHNSPRRDLSIGGKAFMRKEYNGGPGLVSSRTYYKGAISEPHLDEYAHVKPQRWNQSADGDHLSRNTEIDSDFHENYFEKFGDGWTQGRSRGNPFPSFPERTYPNSESDGPYGLGRSRYSVRQPRVLPPPSLGSAHRTYKNEDEHPGSSAFLENEMHYNQASRSDSTLPTGYDNGNRGQLEVVDSRPETAENEDHKVETTPRCDSQSSLSVSSPPSSPTHLSHDDLDDSGDSHTILTSEDIKSDPLTAPDNESITTPAGAGNENVVAPCAVSSGEDDEWTTENNEQFQEQEEYEDEDYQEEDEVHEGDDHAQLNQDFDDMHLQEKGLPHLMDNLVLGFDEGVQVGMPNEEFERTSKDEETTFMAQASGLTLEDRISYDEDDTNLQPVNDTSQVNLNSTSSVFQESEKPAQDLVIQPSDSLSPVVSDSLGNVEASNGLLTHHSTPSSVTIAPYYSSSGQAVTSNVAAAPSQAEVPIKLQFGLFSGPSLIPSPVPAIQIGSIQMPLHLHPQVGTPLSHIHPSQPPLFQFGQLRYTSPISQGIMPLGPQSMSFVQPNIPSSFSYNQQPGSQMPVQTGPETSDSFVKNEMRHHSVDSQPGNSRNLPQGSPPSEDAGNITGIKQGRIEAAHDRNNSTRTSTSFQSDKQENQNVVGRNTNIPSNSKGSEVHAVIRDSPHYSVSKENFTESRTQYPASGGRGKRYIFTVKNSNSRPSGPSARVNRPEPGGFLRRPRRNIQRTEFRVRESSDKRQSTSAVLTDQFGLENKSNTNGRGAGLPGRPGPRKAMNNKLGKQIVESATENSQVMDSGSRVEKVDGKESIKTQNFSHPGNLKRTLCSEEDVDAPLQSGVIRVFEQPGIEAPSDEDDFIEVRSKRQMLNDRREQREKEIKAKSRVAKVQRRPRSSSQSVVAVTNSTKGSISPVEVVNSIHAAFVAAEVRGMKKMDASSGFNSSMLSQALPPIGTPPLKIDSQTELRSQISSRSLQTSVPAVSGSGEKDPGSGVIFESKNKVLDNVQTSLGSWSNAQISQQVMALTQTQLDEAMKPQQFDSQASVANIKGAVNEASLPSSSILTKEKTFSSAASPINSLLAGEKIQFGAVTSPTILPSSSRVVSHGIGPPRSSRSDMQMTHNLTGSDNDCSLFFDKEKHGNKSHGHLDDCDAEAEAEAAASAVAVAAISSDEIVGNGLGNCSVPAPDGKSFVAADIDRVVAGVEKQSASQSRSEEPLSVSLPADLSVETPPISLWPPLPTTRNSSGQMISHFPSVPPHFPSGPPSHFPFYEMNPMMGGPVFAFGPHDESASTTQSQPQNSTTSASRPIGSWQQCHSGVESFYGPPTGFTGPFIAPPGGIPGVQGPPHMVVYNHFAPVGQFGQVGLSFMGTTYIPSGKQPDWKHVPTSATGAGEGDMNSMNMASSQRNPANIPSPIQHLAPGSPLMPMASPVAMFDVSPFQPSTEMSVQARWPHGPNSQLPLSMPLQQLEGVQTSQFSHGPSVDQPLNAKRFTGSRASTSSDGDRSFPRTADVNVNQLPDELGLVDTSNTTANKTAQSVVNKTPSVIPITEAVKVDVQNGSGNNSNNQNASSSFKSQSSQQVNISAQQSDHSSGHTNYQRGGVSQRNNSGGEWSHRRGYQGRNQSLGSDKNFSSTKVKQIYVAKQTISGASTVS; encoded by the exons ATGGCGGCCAATTCCGGCACCAAATACGTTTCAGTGAATCTGAACAAGTCCTATGGCCAGCATTCCACCGCCCTTGGATCCGTCAGATCGCAGCGCCCAGGAGCCGCGGTGGTTCCGTCACGGCCACGCAGTTCACACAAGGCTGGACCCAAGCTTTCCGTTCCGCCCCCCTTGAACCTTCCTTCTCTGCGGAAGGAGCATGAGCGCTTCGATTCGCTGGGATCAGGAGGTGGGCCTGCTGGCCCCGGTGGTTCTGGAAGTGGTTCGAGGCCCAGTTCTGCTGGTTTGGGCTGGACCAAGCCCGTCACAGAGGATGTGTCGCGGCCTGTGATCCAAGGCAAACGCTCCGTGGCCGCGGCTGCACCGGTTTCGTCTGCGGTTTTGAGAGGAGAGGATTTTCCTTCTCTGCGGGCCACCTTGGCACCTGTGCCCAGCCCAAATCAGAAGATCCAGGAAAATTTGAATTCCATTCCGAATCCGAAGCAGAAACATTCACTTGGTGATGAGAATGCGTTTGTTGAGGAGAAGAAAGAGGGTCCTTTGGTTACTGATCAGTCGAGTGTTTCTCGCAGTGTGAATGTGGTTGGTGCTGGTGATGATGGGCGTGGTTCTCGGGTGGTACATACGAAGTATGGGTATGGTCTTGGGAGGAAGCAGGAAGAGTATTTCCCAGGTCCTCTACCGCTGGTTAGGTTGAACCCAAGGTCAGATTGGGCAGATGATGAGCGTGACACGGGCCATGGTTTGAGCAGGGAGGGCAGGGATCATGGATTTCCGAAGGGGGAGGCTTATTGGGATTTTGATATTCCTAGGGTTGGTGTTTTGCCTCATAAGCATGATAAGAGGGGACCGCGCAGTGAAGTGGGAAAGGTTTTGAACAGTGAAATGGAGGCTTTTGATAGGATGGGGAGTGAAGGGAATTCCTGGAGGAGTTCGAATTTGTCCATTCCTAAGGATGCTGGAAATGAGAGAAACGGTGTTAGTGTTGGTCCGAGGCCGTCAAGTGGGAGTCGGGACGGGGCGAAGGATGGAAACAAGTATTTACCTTCACCTTTTAGAGATGACGATGTTGGAAAGAGGGATTTTGGAAGGAGAGATGGTCAGGGTGGGAAACAGAAGCCCTGGAATAATGTGATGGAACCTTATGGTGATCGGAATCGTGAACAACTCAACAGAAGCAGAGGTGATTCTGTTCAGAGCTCGGTTTCAAGGTCAGCATTTTCCTCAGGTGGTAAGGGTCTGCCTGTTAATGATCCTCTGCTTaattttggtagagagaagCGGGCTTTGCCGAAAAGTGAAAAGAATTTGTTGGAGGATCCGTTTATGAAAGACTTTGGAAGTTCTGGTTTTGATGGAAGGGATTTGTTTTCGGGTGGTCTTGTTGGGGTGGttaagaagaagaaggatgtgCTGAAGCAAACTGATTTTCATGATCCTGTGAGAGAATCCTTTGAGGCTGAGCTAGAAAGGGTTCAGAGGATGCAAGAACAGGAGCGACAGCGAATCATTGAGGAGCAAGAAAGGGCAATGGAGTTGGCTCGCAGAGAAGAGGAGGAAAGATTAAGGCAGGCTAGAGAACAGGAAGAGAGGCAAAGGAGATTGGAAGAAGAAGCGAGAGAGGCAGCATGGAGAGCAGAACAGGAGAGGATGGAAGCTGTGCGGAAGGCTGAAGAGCAGAGGTTAGCCAGGGAAGAGGAGAAACGAAGGATCCTTTTAGAAGAAGAGAGGAGGAAACAAGCTGCAAAGCAGAAGCTTTTAGAATTGGAGCAAAAGATTGCTAGGAGGCAGGCTGAGGCTGCCAAAAGTGGCAGTAATGCCCCGGTTGTTGTGGAAGAGAAAGTGCCTGCTATAGTGAATGAGAAAGAAACATCTAGGGCTACCGATGTGGGTGATTGGGAGGATAGTGAGAGAATGGTTGATAGGATATTGACTTCGGCATCATCCGATTCGTCAAGTGTGAATAGGCCATTGGAGATGGGCTCTAGGTCTCATTTCGCGAGAGATTTATCTTCCACCTTTGTGGATAGAGGAAAACCAGTTAATTCATGGAGAAGAGATACATACGAGAATTGGAACAGCTCTGCTTtttattcacaagaccaggagAATAGTCACAACAGTCCCCGCAGAGATTTATCTATTGGTGGAAAGGCATTTATGAGGAAAGAATATAATGGCGGTCCTGGATTGGTCTCTTCTAGGACGTATTATAAAGGAGCAATTTCTGAGCCTCATTTAGATGAATATGCCCATGTAAAACCGCAGAGGTGGAATCAATCTGCAGACGGAGACCATCTTAGCAGGAATACAGAGATTGATTCTGATTttcatgaaaattattttgaaaaatttggtGATGGTTGGACGCAGGGCCGCTCCCGTGGCAATCCATTTCCCTCGTTCCCTGAACGTACCTATCCAAATTCTGAATCAGATGGACCCTATGGCTTGGGGAGGTCACGGTATTCTGTCAGGCAGCCTCGAGTACTTCCTCCTCCTTCACTAGGTTCTGCACACAGAACTTACAAGAATGAAGATGAACACCCTGGTTCGTCAGCTTTCCTAGAAAATGAGATGCATTATAATCAAGCATCCAGGAGTGACTCTACCCTGCCAACTGGTTATGACAATGGGAATCGAGGACAACTTGAAGTAGTGGATTCCCGGCCAGAGACTGCTGAGAACGAGGACCATAAAGTGGAAACCACCCCTAGGTGTGATTCTCAGTCCTCACTCTCTGTTTCAAGTCCCCCAAGTTCTCCAACACATCTCTCTCATGATGATTTGGATGACTCGGGAGATTCCCATACGATACTGACTTCTGAAGATATCAAAAGTGACCCCCTCACAGCACCAGATAATGAATCCATTACAACACCTGCTGGAGCTGGAAATGAGAATGTAGTTGCTCCATGTGCTGTGTCTagtggtgaagatgatgaatgGACTACTGAGAATAATGAGCAGTTCCAGGAACAAGAAGAATATGAAGATGAAGATTAccaggaagaagatgaagtgcaTGAAGGAGATGACCATGCGCAACTCAACCAGGATTTCGATGATATGCATTTGCAGGAGAAAGGTTTGCCCCACTTGATGGATAATCTGGTATTAGGATTTGACGAGGGTGTCCAGGTTGGGATGCCTAATGAAGAGTTTGAAAGGACCTCAAAAGACGAAGAAACTACATTTATGGCTCAAGCTTCTGGCCTCACTCTTGAAGATCGCATATCTTATGATGAAGACGACACGAACCTCCAACCTGTTAATGACACCTCTCAGGTGAATCTTAACAGCACTTCCAGTGTGTTCCAGGAATCAGAGAAGCCAGCTCAAGATTTGGTCATTCAGCCTAGTGATTCTCTTTCCCCTGTGGTGTCTGATAGTTTAGGTAATGTGGAAGCTTCTAATGGCCTGTTGACCCATCACAGTACACCAAGTTCAGTTACTATTGCCCCTTACTACTCGTCTTCTGGTCAAGCTGTTACCTCTAATGTAGCAGCTGCTCCAAGTCAAGCTGAGGTACCCATTAAGCTTCAATTTGGTCTGTTTTCTGGTCCATCTTTGATACCGTCACCTGTACCAGCCATACAGATTGGTTCTATACAGATGCCATTGCATCTGCATCCACAGGTTGGCACACCCCTTTCTCACATACATCCATCACAACCTCCTTTGTTTCAGTTTGGCCAGCTAAGATATACATCTCCCATATCACAAGGTATAATGCCTCTGGGTCCTCAATCAATGTCATTTGTTCAGCCTAATATACCATCCAGTTTCTCTTACAATCAACAACCTGGAAGTCAAATGCCAGTTCAAACTGGTCCAGAAACTTCTGACTCATTTGTGAAAAATGAGATGAGACATCATTCTGTAGACAGCCAACCAGGTAATTCTAGAAACTTACCACAAGGTTCACCGCCAAGTGAGGATGCAGGAAATATCACTGGAATAAAGCAGGGTCGAATTGAGGCTGCCCATGATCGTAATAATAGCACTAGGACTTCTACTAGTTTCCAATCGGACAAGCAGGAGAACCAAAATGTAGTTGGAAGGAACACTAATATTCCATCCAATTCTAAAGGATCAGAAGTTCATGCCGTCATTAGAGATTCTCCACATTATTCAGTTTCAAAAGAGAATTTTACTGAGTCAAGAACACAATATCCTGCATCCGGTGGTAGGGGAAAACGATATATCTTTACTGtgaaaaattcaaactcaagaCCATCAGGTCCATCTGCAAGGGTTAATCGCCCGGAACCTGGAGGGTTTTTGAGGAGGCCTCGACGGAATATACAGCGCACTGAGTTTCGAGTTCGGGAAAGTAGTGATAAGAGGCAGTCTACTAGTGCTGTTTTGACTGATCAGTTTGGATTAGAGAATAAGTCAAATACCAATGGAAGAGGAGCAGGCCTGCCTGGGAGGCCTGGTCCTAGGAAGGCTATGAATAATAAATTGGGGAAACAGATTGTTGAATCAGCTACAGAAAACTCACAAGTGATGGATTCTGGAAGCAGAGTTGAAAAGGTTGATGGAAAAGAATCAATAAAGACTCAGAACTTCTCACATCCTGGAAATCTCAAAAGGACCTTGTGTTCTGAGGAAGATGTTGATGCTCCATTGCAAAGTGGAGTTATACGGGTGTTTGAGCAACCTGGAATTGAAGCTCCTAGTGATGAAGATGACTTTATTGAAGTTAGGTCAAAGAGGCAAATGTTAAATGATCGGCGAgaacagagagagaaagaaattaaGGCCAAGTCTCGGGTTGCAAAG GTGCAAAGGAGACCCCGTTCCAGTTCACAAAGTGTTGTGGCGGTGACCAATTCTACCAAAGGATCCATCTCTCCAGTTGAAGTGGTTAACAGTATTCATGCTGCTTTTGTTGCTGCTGAAGTGCGTGGAATGAAGAAGATGGATGCCTCTTCTGGATTTAATTCAAGCATGTTGTCCCAAGCATTACCTCCAATAGGAACACCTCCTTTGAAAATTGATTCCCAGACTGAGTTAAGATCTCAAATAAGCAG CAGGTCACTTCAGACAAGTGTCCCAGCAGTTTCTGGTAGTGGTGAAAAGGACCCTGGCTCTGGTGTGATATTTGAAAGCAAGAACAAGGTTCTAGATAATGTTCAGACATCTTTGGGCTCTTGGAGTAATGCACAAATTAGTCAACAG GTAATGGCACTTACACAGACACAACTTGATGAGGCTATGAAGCCTCAACAGTTTGATTCACAGGCTTCTGTTGCCAATATAAAAGGCGCCGTGAATGAAGCCAGTTTGCCATCATCTTCCATTTTGACAAAGGAGAAAACCTTCTCGTCTGCAGCCAGCCCAATTAATTCCTTGCTTGCCGGAGAGAAAATTCAGTTTG GGGCAGTAACATCTCCAACAATTCTTCCATCTAGCAGCCGTGTTGTGTCTCATGGCATTGGTCCACCTCGATCATCTAGATCGGACATGCAAATGACCCACAATCTTACTGGATCAGATAATGATTGCAGTCTTTTCTTCGATAAGGAGAAACATGGTAATAAATCTCATGGTCATTTAGATGATTGTGATGCTGAAGCTGAAGCTGAAGCTGCTGCTTCAGCTGTTGCTGTTGCTGCCATTAGTAGTGATGAGATTGTCGGAAATGGATTGGGTAATTGTTCCGTCCCTGCTCCAGATGGAAAAAGTTTTGTAGCTGCTGATATTGATAGGGTAGTAGCAG GTGTTGAGAAGCAGTCAGCTAGTCAATCTAGATCCGAGGAGCCTCTTAGTGTATCCCTTCCAGCTGACTTATCTGTTGAGACTCCACCAATTTCCTTGTGGCCTCCCTTACCAACTACAAGAAATTCTTCGGGTCAAATGATTTCCCATTTTCCTTCTGTCCCTCCTCATTTTCCTTCAGGCCCTCCCTCTCATTTTCCTTTCTATGAAATGAATCCGATGATGGGTGGCCCTGTCTTTGCTTTTGGACCACATGACGAGTCTGCATCTACAACGCAGTCGCAGCCTCAAAATAGTACTACATCAGCGTCAAGGCCAATTGGGAGCTGGCAACAGTGCCATTCCGGGGTGGAGTCTTTTTATGGACCTCCAACTGGATTTACTGGCCCTTTTATTGCACCTCCTGGAGGCATTCCAGGAGTCCAGGGGCCACCACACATGGTTGTTTATAACCATTTCGCTCCTGTTGGACAATTCGGTCAAGTTGGCTTGAGTTTCATGGGTACTACTTATATACCTTCTGGAAAGCAGCCGGATTGGAAACATGTCCCTACTTCTGCCACGGGGGCTGGTGAAGGAGATATGAACAGTATGAATATGGCATCATCGCAGCGGAATCCTGCTAACATACCGTCTCCAATTCAACATCTTGCCCCTGGTTCACCACTTATGCCAATGGCCTCTCCTGTTGCTATGTTTGACGTTTCACCTTTCCAG CCCTCAACTGAGATGTCAGTACAAGCTCGATGGCCACACGGTCCTAATTCACAACTACCTCTGTCAATGCCATTGCAGCAACTAGAAGGTGTGCAGACTTCTCAATTCAGTCATGGCCCTTCTGTTGACCAGCCGTTGAATGCCAAAAGGTTTACTGGCTCTAGAGCTTCAACATCTTCTGATGGTGATAGGAGTTTTCCTAGAACTGCTGATGTAAATGTTAATCAATTGCCTGATGAACTTGGATTGGTGGACACTTCGAACACTACTGCTAACAAGACTGCACAAAGTGTTGTGAACAAGACTCCATCCGTGATCCCCATTACAGAAGCTGTGAAGGTTGATGTTCAGAATGGCAGTGGTAACAATAGTAATAACCAGAACGCAAGTTCTTCTTTCAAGAGTCAGTCCTCACAACAGGTTAATATTTCTGCCCAGCAATCTGACCATTCCTCAGGACATACTAATTATCAGAGGGGTGGTGTTTCTCAAAGAAATAATTCTGGGGGAGAATGGTCGCACCGTAGAGGGTACCAGGGAAGAAATCAATCTCTGGGTTCAGACAAGAACTTTTCCTCGACAAAGGTAAAGCAAATATATGTTGCTAAACAGACTATTAGTGGGGCATCGACAGTGTCATGA